From Streptomyces sp. NBC_00775, one genomic window encodes:
- the def gene encoding peptide deformylase: MRHGSIPGAHGRVRPLTLLGDPVLRTACEEVTDFGPQLARLVEDMFATMYASEGVGLAANQVGEALKVFVYDCPDDDDVRHLGHVVNPRLVQADGLVLRGPEGCLSLPGLEAGTERYDHAVVEGFTVTGEPVRVHGTGWFARCLQHECDHLDGGVYVDRVSGWRRRRVMRQVARASWGS, from the coding sequence ATGCGACACGGCTCCATCCCGGGCGCCCACGGGCGCGTCCGGCCTCTGACCCTGCTCGGCGACCCCGTCCTGCGTACCGCGTGTGAAGAAGTCACGGACTTCGGTCCCCAACTCGCCCGGCTCGTCGAGGACATGTTCGCGACGATGTACGCCAGCGAGGGGGTGGGCCTTGCCGCGAACCAGGTCGGCGAGGCGCTCAAGGTCTTCGTGTACGACTGCCCGGACGACGACGATGTCCGGCATCTGGGACATGTGGTGAACCCACGGCTCGTCCAGGCCGACGGTCTGGTCCTGCGTGGGCCGGAGGGCTGTCTGTCGCTGCCGGGTCTGGAAGCGGGCACCGAGCGGTACGACCACGCGGTCGTCGAGGGCTTTACGGTGACCGGTGAGCCGGTGCGTGTGCATGGCACCGGCTGGTTCGCTCGATGCCTGCAGCACGAGTGCGACCACCTTGACGGCGGGGTGTACGTGGACCGGGTTTCCGGGTGGCGCCGGCGCCGGGTGATGAGGCAGGTGGCGCGGGCGTCTTGGGGTAGCTGA
- a CDS encoding TetR family transcriptional regulator, producing the protein MDTTQRTDQQRSADRRRRELLEAADRVVLRDGPGASMNAIAAEAGITKPILYRHFGDKGGLYAALAKRHTDALLGALRAALDAPAERRERVEATLDTYLAAIEAHPQVYRFLMHPTEGAQPGDPGFDVGKHSAPLLRRMGEELAEVIEERVDLGPGSQQLARVWGHGIVGMMHAAGDWWLGERPCSRAELVRSLADLLWGRLAAAGDKVGGPGF; encoded by the coding sequence ATGGACACCACACAGCGGACCGATCAGCAGAGGTCCGCCGACCGCCGCCGGCGCGAGCTGCTGGAAGCCGCCGACCGGGTAGTGCTCCGCGACGGCCCCGGGGCCTCGATGAACGCCATCGCCGCCGAGGCGGGCATCACCAAGCCGATCCTCTACCGCCACTTCGGCGACAAGGGCGGACTCTACGCCGCGCTCGCCAAGCGGCACACCGATGCGCTGCTGGGGGCGCTGCGGGCCGCGCTGGACGCTCCGGCCGAGCGCCGGGAGCGGGTGGAGGCCACGCTCGACACCTATCTCGCGGCCATCGAGGCGCACCCTCAGGTCTACCGTTTCCTGATGCACCCCACGGAGGGTGCGCAGCCGGGCGACCCGGGCTTCGACGTGGGCAAGCACTCCGCGCCGTTGCTGCGCCGCATGGGCGAGGAACTGGCCGAGGTCATCGAGGAGCGGGTCGATCTCGGGCCCGGCAGCCAGCAGCTCGCGCGGGTGTGGGGGCACGGGATCGTCGGCATGATGCATGCCGCCGGGGACTGGTGGCTGGGGGAACGGCCCTGTTCGCGGGCCGAGTTGGTACGTAGTTTGGCTGACCTTTTGTGGGGTCGGCTCGCTGCGGCGGGTGACAAGGTCGGCGGTCCGGGGTTCTGA
- a CDS encoding MurT ligase domain-containing protein — MSGNSDPLTPRAKLAVTAGKAAAAVSRAAGRGSGSVIGGRVALKLDPDLLARLATHLDVILVSATNGKTTTTRLIAEALGAAGPVVSNALGANMPAGITSALAGGSDAKYAVIEVDEKYLSGVARDTDPKCIALLNLSRDQLDRAAETRMMAEHWREGLAGSKAVVVANADDPLVVWAASSSANVMWVAAGQMWKDDAWSCPSCGGVMQRPGDDWFCGECGFRRPTPTWVLSGDHVLDPHGSAWPIHLQLPGRANKANAASSAAVAAVFGVPPQVALERMYQVQAVAGRYDVVQFMQRDLRLLLAKNPAGWLETFSLIDPPPTPVILSVNARGADGTDTSWLWDVDYTRLTGHPIFVLGDRKLDLAVRLEVANQHFQVCENLDQAVQLAPPGRIEVIANYTAFQDLRRRVGN; from the coding sequence ATGTCAGGCAACTCGGACCCGCTGACGCCGCGGGCCAAGCTGGCCGTGACGGCGGGCAAGGCGGCGGCGGCCGTCTCGCGGGCCGCCGGACGCGGCAGCGGATCGGTGATCGGCGGCCGGGTGGCACTCAAGCTCGACCCCGACCTGCTGGCCAGGCTGGCCACACACCTGGACGTGATCCTGGTGTCGGCGACGAACGGCAAGACCACCACGACCCGGCTGATCGCGGAGGCGCTCGGCGCCGCGGGCCCCGTCGTGTCCAACGCGCTCGGCGCCAACATGCCGGCCGGTATCACCTCGGCGCTCGCCGGGGGTTCGGACGCCAAGTACGCGGTCATCGAGGTCGACGAGAAGTACCTCTCCGGTGTCGCACGCGACACCGACCCGAAGTGCATCGCGCTGCTCAACCTCTCCCGCGACCAGCTCGACCGGGCCGCCGAGACCCGGATGATGGCCGAGCACTGGCGCGAGGGCCTGGCCGGTTCCAAGGCCGTCGTGGTCGCTAACGCCGACGACCCGCTCGTCGTGTGGGCCGCGTCCTCCTCGGCGAATGTGATGTGGGTCGCCGCCGGGCAGATGTGGAAGGACGACGCCTGGTCGTGCCCGTCCTGCGGCGGTGTGATGCAGCGCCCCGGTGACGACTGGTTCTGCGGCGAGTGCGGCTTCCGCCGCCCGACGCCGACCTGGGTGCTGTCCGGGGACCACGTCCTCGACCCGCACGGCTCCGCCTGGCCGATCCACCTCCAGCTGCCGGGCCGCGCCAACAAGGCGAACGCCGCCTCGTCGGCCGCCGTCGCCGCCGTCTTCGGGGTGCCGCCGCAGGTCGCCCTGGAACGCATGTACCAGGTACAGGCGGTGGCCGGGCGCTACGACGTGGTGCAGTTCATGCAGCGCGACCTGCGTCTGCTGCTCGCCAAGAACCCCGCGGGCTGGCTGGAGACGTTCTCCCTGATCGACCCGCCGCCGACGCCGGTGATCCTCTCGGTGAACGCGCGCGGCGCCGACGGCACCGACACCTCCTGGCTGTGGGACGTCGACTACACGCGGCTGACCGGGCACCCGATCTTCGTTCTCGGCGACCGGAAGCTGGACCTCGCCGTGCGCCTGGAAGTCGCGAACCAGCACTTCCAGGTCTG
- a CDS encoding cupin domain-containing protein, translating to MTATEGLLVPPGHGRVVQTPAQHVTFKVTGSHSRTASTFEVLVPPGFDVGAHVHTRSEELFYVLEGELDVLAFEPRIRTPDNWQKWESSSGTRVVRATPGTVIVVPPGCPHAFSNPTETPAKMFFQASPPPDHERYFDELLEILGTGGPPDVTAIEELRARYDIEQLTPLKHR from the coding sequence ATGACGGCAACCGAAGGGCTGCTCGTGCCCCCGGGTCACGGCCGCGTGGTCCAGACACCCGCCCAGCACGTGACGTTCAAGGTGACCGGCTCGCACTCGCGCACCGCCTCCACCTTCGAGGTGCTGGTACCGCCCGGCTTCGACGTCGGCGCCCATGTGCACACGCGCAGCGAGGAGTTGTTCTACGTGCTCGAAGGCGAGCTGGACGTGCTCGCCTTCGAGCCGCGGATACGGACCCCCGACAACTGGCAGAAGTGGGAGTCCAGTTCGGGCACCCGCGTGGTCCGGGCCACACCGGGCACGGTCATCGTCGTACCCCCGGGCTGCCCCCACGCCTTCTCCAACCCTACGGAGACCCCGGCCAAGATGTTCTTCCAGGCGTCCCCGCCCCCGGACCACGAGCGCTACTTCGACGAGCTGCTGGAGATCCTGGGGACGGGCGGCCCCCCAGACGTCACGGCAATCGAGGAGCTGCGGGCGAGGTACGACATCGAGCAACTCACACCTTTGAAACACCGCTGA
- a CDS encoding acyl-CoA dehydrogenase family protein, which translates to MAEFTMELNDEQKEVRDWLHGFAADVIRPAAAEWDEREETPWPVIQEAAKVGIYSLDFYAQQYFDPTGLGIPMAMEELFWGDAGIALSIVGTGLAAVGVLANGTEEQIGTWIPQMYGDANDVKVAAFCSSEPDAGSDVASMRTRAVYDEAKDEWVLNGTKTWATNGGIANVHVVVAVVDAELGSKGHASFIVPPNTPGLSQGQKFKKHGIRASHTAEVVLENVRIPGSCLLGGKEKLDERLARARERAKAGGGERVKNAAMATFEASRPAVGAMAVGTARAAYEVALDYAKTREQFGRPIIDNQGVAFQLADMRTSIDAARLLVWRASWMAISGKQFMAAEGSMSKLFASETAKKVTGQAIQILGGNGYTREYPVERMHRDAAIYTIFEGTSEIQRLVIARTLSGMPIR; encoded by the coding sequence ATGGCCGAGTTCACCATGGAGCTCAACGACGAACAGAAGGAGGTCCGGGACTGGCTGCACGGCTTCGCCGCCGACGTCATCCGCCCCGCGGCCGCCGAATGGGACGAGCGCGAAGAGACTCCCTGGCCGGTCATCCAGGAGGCCGCGAAGGTCGGCATCTACTCCCTGGACTTCTACGCCCAGCAGTACTTCGACCCCACCGGCCTCGGCATACCGATGGCCATGGAGGAGCTGTTCTGGGGCGACGCGGGCATAGCCCTCTCCATCGTCGGCACCGGCCTCGCCGCCGTGGGCGTCCTCGCCAACGGCACCGAGGAGCAGATCGGCACCTGGATCCCCCAGATGTACGGCGACGCCAACGACGTCAAGGTCGCGGCCTTCTGCTCCTCCGAGCCCGACGCCGGCTCCGACGTCGCCTCCATGCGCACGCGTGCCGTCTATGACGAGGCCAAGGACGAATGGGTCCTCAACGGCACCAAGACCTGGGCGACCAACGGCGGCATCGCCAACGTCCACGTCGTGGTCGCGGTCGTCGATGCCGAGCTGGGCTCCAAGGGCCACGCCTCCTTCATCGTCCCGCCGAACACCCCGGGCCTCTCCCAGGGCCAGAAGTTCAAGAAGCACGGCATCCGCGCCTCGCACACCGCCGAGGTCGTCCTGGAGAACGTGCGCATCCCCGGCTCCTGTCTCCTCGGCGGCAAGGAGAAGCTCGACGAGCGCCTCGCCCGTGCGCGGGAGCGGGCCAAGGCCGGTGGCGGTGAGCGGGTGAAGAACGCCGCGATGGCCACGTTCGAGGCGAGCCGCCCCGCGGTGGGTGCCATGGCGGTGGGTACCGCACGCGCCGCGTACGAGGTGGCCCTCGACTACGCGAAGACGCGTGAGCAGTTCGGGCGGCCGATCATCGACAACCAGGGGGTCGCCTTCCAGCTCGCGGACATGCGGACGTCCATCGATGCGGCTCGGCTGCTGGTGTGGCGTGCGTCCTGGATGGCGATCAGCGGGAAGCAGTTCATGGCGGCCGAGGGGTCGATGTCGAAGCTGTTCGCGAGCGAGACGGCGAAGAAGGTGACCGGGCAGGCGATTCAGATCCTCGGGGGCAATGGCTACACGCGGGAGTACCCGGTGGAGCGGATGCATCGTGACGCGGCGATCTACACGATCTTCGAGGGGACGAGTGAGATTCAGCGCCTGGTGATTGCGCGCACCTTGTCCGGGATGCCGATTCGTTAG
- a CDS encoding NADP-dependent succinic semialdehyde dehydrogenase, translating to MPIATVNPANGETLKTYDALGAEEIERRLATAEAAFRTHRTTSFAERARLLHRAADLLDEDQQDIGRVMTLEMGKPVKQARAEAAKCAKAMRWYADHAQGLLADEEPAESDIKDSGASRVLVRYRPLGPVLAVMPWNFPLWQVIRFAAPALMAGNVGLLKHASNVPQTALYLEELFRRAGFPEGCFQTLLIGSGAVEAILRDPRVKAATLTGSEPAGRAVASVTGDEVKKTVLELGGSDPFVVMPSADLDRAAKVAVTARVQNNGQSCIAAKRFIVHTDVFDVFAERFTAGMKALKVGDPLDEDTDVGPLSSEQGRGDLEELVDDAVESGATVLCGGERPEGFKDHGWFYAPTVLADITPEMRIHHEEAFGPVATLYRAADLDEAVALANDTPFGLSSNVWTRDGTDVDRFVRDLEAGGVYVNGMTASHPAFPFGGVKRSGYGRELSEHGIREFCNITTVWHGA from the coding sequence ATGCCCATCGCGACGGTGAACCCGGCGAACGGCGAGACGCTCAAGACGTACGACGCCCTGGGCGCCGAGGAGATCGAGCGCAGGCTCGCGACCGCCGAGGCAGCGTTCCGCACCCATCGCACCACGTCCTTCGCCGAGCGGGCGCGGCTGCTCCACCGGGCCGCGGACCTGCTCGACGAGGACCAGCAGGACATCGGCCGGGTGATGACCCTGGAGATGGGCAAGCCGGTGAAACAGGCACGCGCGGAGGCCGCCAAATGCGCCAAAGCGATGCGCTGGTACGCCGACCACGCCCAGGGGCTCCTCGCCGACGAGGAGCCCGCCGAGTCCGACATCAAGGACTCCGGGGCCTCCCGCGTCCTGGTGCGCTACCGGCCGCTGGGGCCGGTGCTGGCGGTCATGCCGTGGAACTTCCCGCTCTGGCAGGTGATCCGGTTCGCCGCGCCCGCTCTGATGGCGGGCAACGTGGGGCTGCTCAAGCACGCCTCGAACGTGCCGCAGACCGCCCTCTACCTGGAGGAACTGTTCCGCCGGGCGGGCTTCCCCGAGGGCTGCTTCCAGACGCTGCTGATCGGCTCCGGTGCCGTCGAGGCCATCCTGCGTGACCCGCGCGTCAAGGCGGCAACCCTCACCGGGAGTGAACCCGCGGGCCGGGCCGTCGCCTCGGTCACGGGGGACGAGGTCAAGAAGACGGTCCTGGAGCTGGGCGGCAGCGACCCGTTCGTCGTCATGCCGTCGGCGGACCTCGACCGGGCCGCGAAGGTCGCCGTGACGGCACGCGTGCAGAACAACGGGCAGTCGTGCATCGCCGCCAAGCGGTTCATCGTGCACACCGACGTGTTCGACGTCTTCGCGGAGCGGTTCACGGCGGGCATGAAGGCCCTGAAGGTGGGCGATCCGCTGGACGAGGACACGGACGTCGGCCCGCTCTCCAGCGAGCAGGGCCGCGGCGACCTGGAGGAGCTGGTCGACGACGCGGTGGAGAGCGGCGCGACCGTCCTGTGCGGCGGCGAGCGCCCCGAGGGTTTCAAGGACCATGGCTGGTTCTACGCGCCGACCGTCCTCGCCGACATCACCCCCGAGATGCGCATCCATCACGAGGAGGCCTTCGGGCCCGTCGCCACGCTCTACCGCGCGGCCGATCTGGACGAGGCGGTGGCCCTGGCCAACGACACTCCGTTCGGGCTGAGTTCGAACGTCTGGACGCGCGACGGGACCGACGTGGACCGGTTCGTCCGTGATCTGGAGGCGGGTGGCGTGTACGTCAACGGGATGACGGCGTCCCATCCGGCGTTCCCGTTCGGCGGGGTGAAGCGGTCCGGCTACGGGCGTGAGCTGTCGGAGCACGGAATCCGCGAGTTCTGCAACATCACCACCGTATGGCACGGAGCGTGA
- a CDS encoding transcriptional regulator, whose protein sequence is MTRTARELLVSTVGKLAPDPHANRLLPLIGRGAAQRSTLAALALEQRHVIAADRRAFLHLAERSAAEAESAAFFAMLAEGEAMAQDRLGVYAAAVGADDAGAAAYEPLADCQTYPAYVAWLALNGSPVDVVLALSANFAAWGGYCATIAQALRRHYGLDDEACGFFDFFAEPAPELEQRALDAIQAGLDAGRVDEGEVYGYGRLLQGYEAKFWHALWELDQRVL, encoded by the coding sequence ATGACGCGGACAGCCAGGGAACTGCTGGTCAGCACGGTCGGGAAGCTCGCCCCCGACCCGCACGCCAACCGGCTGCTGCCCCTGATCGGGCGGGGCGCGGCGCAGCGCTCCACGCTCGCCGCGCTCGCCCTGGAACAGCGTCATGTGATCGCCGCGGACCGCCGGGCGTTCCTGCACCTGGCCGAACGGTCGGCGGCTGAGGCCGAGAGCGCCGCTTTCTTCGCCATGCTCGCGGAGGGTGAGGCCATGGCCCAGGACCGGCTCGGTGTGTACGCCGCCGCGGTCGGGGCCGACGACGCGGGGGCGGCGGCGTACGAGCCGCTCGCGGACTGCCAGACGTATCCCGCGTACGTCGCCTGGCTCGCCCTGAACGGCTCACCGGTGGACGTGGTCCTCGCGCTCAGCGCCAACTTCGCGGCGTGGGGCGGCTATTGCGCCACGATCGCCCAGGCCCTGCGCCGCCACTACGGCCTCGACGACGAGGCCTGCGGCTTCTTCGACTTCTTCGCCGAGCCCGCGCCCGAGCTGGAACAACGGGCCCTGGACGCCATCCAGGCCGGGCTCGACGCCGGACGGGTGGACGAGGGCGAGGTGTACGGGTACGGCCGTCTGCTTCAGGGCTACGAGGCGAAGTTCTGGCACGCCCTGTGGGAGCTGGACCAGCGCGTCCTGTAG
- a CDS encoding cytochrome P450, with protein MTEDTITEALPPVRHWPALDLTGVDFDPVLTRLMREGPVTRIQLPNGEGWAWLVTRYDDVRMVANDPRFSREAVMDRPVTRLAPHFIPARGAVGFLDPPDHTRLRRSVAAAFTARGVERVREKSRRMLDELVDEMLQDGPPADLTEAVLSPFPIAVICELMGVPAVDRQSMHTWTQLILSSSHGAEVSEKAKEEMGAYFTKLIGDRRGSTDEDVTSLLGAAVGQDEITLEEAVGLAVLLQIGGEAVTNNSGQLFYILMTRPDLAERLRAEPEIRPQAIDELIRYIPHRSAVGLSRIAMEDVEIKGVRIRAGDAIYVSYMAANRDPDVFPDPETIDFSRSPNPHAAFGFGPHYCPGGMLARLESELMVDALLDRMPGLRLAVPPDQVPFRKGALIRGPEALPVTW; from the coding sequence ATGACCGAGGACACGATCACCGAGGCACTGCCTCCCGTCCGCCACTGGCCCGCCCTCGATCTGACGGGCGTGGACTTCGACCCGGTCCTCACCCGGCTGATGCGGGAGGGCCCGGTCACCCGGATCCAGCTGCCCAACGGCGAGGGCTGGGCGTGGCTGGTGACGCGGTACGACGACGTCCGCATGGTGGCCAACGACCCCCGGTTCAGCCGTGAGGCGGTCATGGACCGGCCGGTCACCCGGCTCGCCCCGCACTTCATTCCGGCCCGCGGCGCGGTGGGGTTCCTCGACCCGCCCGACCACACCCGGCTGCGCCGCTCGGTGGCCGCCGCGTTCACGGCACGCGGTGTGGAACGAGTGCGCGAGAAATCCCGGCGCATGCTCGACGAGCTGGTCGACGAGATGCTCCAGGACGGCCCGCCCGCGGACCTCACCGAGGCGGTCCTCAGCCCCTTCCCCATCGCGGTCATCTGCGAGTTGATGGGCGTCCCGGCCGTCGACCGGCAGAGCATGCACACCTGGACGCAGCTGATCCTGTCCTCCTCGCACGGCGCCGAGGTCAGCGAGAAGGCCAAGGAAGAGATGGGCGCGTACTTCACGAAGCTCATCGGCGACCGGCGCGGCAGCACCGACGAGGACGTCACCTCCCTGCTGGGCGCCGCCGTGGGCCAGGACGAGATCACGCTGGAGGAGGCCGTCGGGCTCGCCGTCCTCCTCCAGATCGGCGGCGAGGCGGTCACGAACAACAGCGGGCAGCTGTTCTACATCCTGATGACCCGCCCCGACCTGGCCGAACGGCTGCGGGCCGAGCCGGAGATCCGTCCCCAGGCCATCGACGAGCTGATCCGCTACATCCCGCACCGCAGCGCGGTCGGGCTGTCGCGGATCGCGATGGAGGACGTGGAGATCAAGGGCGTACGGATCCGGGCGGGCGACGCGATCTACGTGTCGTACATGGCCGCGAACCGCGACCCGGACGTCTTCCCGGACCCGGAGACCATCGATTTCTCCCGCAGCCCCAATCCGCATGCGGCGTTCGGCTTCGGCCCGCACTACTGCCCGGGCGGGATGCTGGCCAGGCTGGAGTCCGAGCTCATGGTCGACGCGCTGCTCGACCGGATGCCGGGACTGCGGCTGGCCGTACCGCCGGATCAAGTCCCCTTCAGGAAAGGCGCGTTGATCCGTGGCCCCGAGGCCCTGCCCGTGACGTGGTGA
- a CDS encoding NUDIX domain-containing protein, translated as MSGKRSAGLLLFRHTDHGLEVLLGHMGGPFFARRTAGAWTVPKGEYEPDETAWDAARREFQEELGLPPPDGEAIPLGEVPQTNGKVVTVWAIGADLDPATVVPGTFEMEWPPKSGQRQEFPELDRVEWYDLDRGRALIVKAQAEFLDRLAEHLG; from the coding sequence ATGAGCGGGAAGCGCAGCGCCGGACTGCTGTTGTTCCGGCACACCGACCACGGTCTGGAGGTGTTGCTCGGCCATATGGGCGGCCCCTTCTTCGCCCGCCGGACCGCTGGAGCCTGGACCGTGCCCAAGGGCGAGTACGAGCCCGACGAGACCGCCTGGGACGCGGCGCGCCGCGAATTCCAGGAGGAGCTGGGGCTGCCGCCGCCCGACGGCGAGGCCATCCCGCTGGGCGAGGTCCCCCAGACCAACGGCAAGGTCGTCACGGTCTGGGCGATCGGGGCGGACCTCGACCCGGCGACCGTGGTCCCCGGCACCTTCGAGATGGAGTGGCCGCCGAAGTCGGGGCAGCGGCAGGAGTTCCCCGAGCTGGACCGGGTGGAGTGGTACGACCTGGACCGGGGCCGGGCACTGATCGTGAAGGCCCAGGCGGAGTTCCTCGACCGGCTCGCGGAGCACTTGGGCTGA
- a CDS encoding DUF6213 family protein codes for MNREVTLPLIVDDRGTLQVAAADVSKLLRTVGGRWLHLVEAGQEGLDEDTVAALTIELAKLADRIDVACIAHSSGPASG; via the coding sequence GTGAACCGCGAAGTGACCCTGCCTCTGATCGTCGACGACCGCGGCACGTTGCAGGTGGCGGCCGCCGACGTCAGCAAGCTGCTGCGCACGGTGGGCGGCCGGTGGCTGCATCTGGTGGAGGCCGGCCAGGAGGGGCTCGACGAGGACACGGTCGCCGCGCTCACGATCGAGCTCGCCAAGCTCGCCGATCGCATCGACGTGGCGTGCATCGCGCACAGCAGTGGGCCGGCCTCCGGCTAG